Genomic segment of Chlamydiales bacterium STE3:
CAGCCCCCTTTTTTTATTGATTTTTGCCCCTTGTAAAAACGATAAAAATACAGCCTCGTGCTGCAAGCTTTTTCTATTTCTGATTTCACCTGGCAAAAAATATTTTGCAATTGCCTGTCTTTATAGAGAGCCGATTTTTTGTCAGAAACCGGAAATTCACGGCAGACTTTTAATGCGACCAGGCGCCTTGAGGACAAACTTTTCGAAAATAAGCACTGGGCGCTGAAAACCTGTAGAAAGTCATTGATCGCCACATACAGTTTTTCAGCCAATTGGGGATTTTTTTTAATTTGAGATTGATTTTCTTGAACCCATTTTTTACAAATGGACTTTAGTCTGATGTACTCCCCTTCCCGAATTAATTGACGTAAAAATCTTTCTAGAGCCATCACCGAAATAATAGTTAGAGCACCCCACCCTCCTGCATCTCCTAAAGGCCTTAATCTTACAATGGGAGTTTGATCTTCATAGGTATCTTTTAGAGAGCGAATTGTTCCCTCACCAGCCCCTTCGAAAATGACAGATACATAAATTCCGGAAATAATAGTAGCAAGTGTCATGACGCCTCCCGCTACAAGGCCTTTTTCTTTTGTGATAGTGTAGAGCGACCTACAAAATCGTGAAGCAAAAAAACGGCCGGATGTTTCATTGTGAATTATTTGATTTAACTGAACTAACATTTTGCCTACCTGAGGTTGAGTTTAAATACACGTTTTGAGGATGAATTTTAAGCTAAGAAGTCGATATGTAGCACAGGCTACATTTAATTACCAAAACTATTTTTATGGCAGTAAACGACCTTAAAGTTCTTCTGAAACCTAAATTTTAATGCCGTTTAAGCTATTGAACCTATTTTCATATTAGCCAAAGCTATAGAGTCAGTGAAAGCTCAGCTTATAAAGAGGTGAAATGGATTGAAGAAGATACGTTAATCAAGTATCCAGATTTTGCTTTACCGGGGCGTAAAGAGCTTTTGAAAAGCGACACGGAATATGAGGTTATTTAGGTTGATGCTACAGAAACGCCTATTGAGCGCCCTAAAAAAAACAAAGGCGCTATTATTCAGAGAAAAAGAAAAAACATACCTTAAAGACCCAGCTTGTAGTCGATAAGAAGAGTAAAAAAGGGATTTGTACCTCTTATTGTAATGGCAAAAAGCATGATTTTAGGTTATTCAAAGAATCCCAAGTTAAAATCAATCCAAAAATAAAAGCATTAACAGATTTAGGTTATCAAGAATTAAAAAAGCTACATATTTAAACCCAGATGCCTAAGAAAAAAAGTAAAAAGAATCCTTTAACTAAAGAGGATAACAGAACAAATTAAAGTTTATCCAGAGAAAGAGTTGCCCATGAAAATGTCATTGGCCTCATTAAGCGATTTAAAATTATAGCAGATCGCTACAGAAATAGACGTAAAAGATTTGCACTTCGCTTCAACTTAATTGCAGCAATCTATAACTGGGAATTAAATACGTGAGTTTCGAAAGAGGTCTAATATAGTCTACACGAAAATCATGGGTGAAATTTTAAAGTCTGTAGCCTTCGGCTAGAAAAATAATCTAAAAAAAAGGAAATTTTAGTTTTCTGGACAAAGAACTTAGCAGGTGATGAATCAAAAAATCAAAAAAGGGCTTTTCATAATAGGCTGAGGTCTTAAAAATGAGTTGGCCCTTTCGCGCAATATAAGAATATTTTCAAAACAAAGCTTGCTATTAATCTTCATTTTCAATAAAAAAAGAGGCAATCTTAAAAAGATTGAAAAAAGAACTTACAAAAACCGCCTCTTTTGGCTAATAAATAAAGGTTAATTATGTATTTAACAGAATACTGGAATGACGATGATGACGATGACGATCCAATCACTCTCCCAAATCTTAATGACCAACTTAGGCTCGTTCAAGATTTAACTAAGGAAAGTGAGGAAGAGGCAAAGGAAGAAAATGCCTAACTGTGATTTGCTACTTCAGCTAAAGTTCGTCTCTTCACAAATTTTATCTCTCAAGTGAGAGCTAAGCTCTTTTTTTCTCCTTGAAATGATTTTGTCTAAAATGCGCTCCTCTTTAATTGCCATCATGACATCAAACTTGAATTGAACGGCAGCTCGTCATCCTTCCCCCGTGATGCAGCCGTTAAGATCCTCAACCCTATCCTCACTTTCAATAAACTTCCAACCCAATTTACTCACTCAACCTGGGTTGGAATTTAGTTTGTATCAGATTTAAAAGAGATACTTGAAATATCCAAGAATAGCCGCTATAGAAGAAAAAAAATCAACTTCAAAGAGGAAATCTGGATGGCTATTTCTAAAAATCTTTACAAAGAAGGGAGTACTCTTAGTGCATACCTTCTTGCAATGGCAAAAATGCAACGCCCAAAGCGAAAATGTCTACATCCCGATTGTGACGGTAGCCATGAGCCCAATGAAATGACTAGGCATGCCCTAAAGGAGTCAAGAGAAGGTCATGGAGAAACCTTTCATTCATTACAAGAGTTGTGGAATGCAGTAGGGGTAAATCCGCATGCTAAAAACTAAAATTGTGAATAGCTTTAAAAAAGATTTAAAGAAATTTAACCATAACCAACAAGTCATCCTAGAACTCGATAAAGTTTTGCAGGAATTAATGCTTGTGAAAGAACTGGATCCAAAATATTGTAATCACCCTTTATCAGGAGAGTGGTACGGATCAAAAGAATGTCACATAAAACCAGATGTCTTGTTAATCTACCGTATCGACGTAAAAGAACAAGTGCTTATTTTAGAAAGAATCAGTTCCCATGCTGAACTTTTTCATTTTTAAACCTTTTTCACAGAAAGCGGGGCTAATCTAGTGTCACCCGTGGATCCAAAAAGGTGTAGAGCAGATCAGCGACAAGATAGCCTATCAAAGTAAGAAAGGAGCCTGCCAAGGCAGAAAACATGATCACATTGTAATCTCGATTAACAATGGCTTCATAAAAAAATTTTCCAAAGCCATCGATTTCAAACAGAGTTTCCACGATTAAGGAACCACCAAGCACTACCCCTAATGACCCAGCAATGGATGTAACGATTGTAATTGCAGCATTACGTCCCACATGCTTCACTAACACAGTTCCTTTTGGAACGCCTTTAGCATAAGCTGTGCGCACATAATCTTGACGCAGCACTTCCAAAACAGCTGTTCTTGACAATCGCGATTCTGCAGCAAATCCCCCGTAAAACACAGCGATTAAAGGCAGAAGAATATGTTGTATCGTATCCAAAAGTCTCTGCTTGCTTGTCATTTGATTGTAGATCGGTTCTGGGCTCGTGAAACCGCTAAAAGGAATGGGAATATTGCTAAATGGAAAGGTATGGTTGAGAGCGATTTTTTCAATGAGGAATGGCCCAACTACGAATACTGGAATTGCAAATAAAATGAGAAAAAGAAAATTCAAAGAAAAATCGAGAAATTTTTTTTGGTAATAAGCCATCAAAAATCCAAAAATTTGACAAAGAAAAAAGGTAGCAATCATCGGAAGAATGGAGAGTGCTAGCGAATATTTAAACCTCTTTACAACTTCGTTAATCACTGTTTTATTGGCATCATTGCGCAGTGTTCCAAAGTCTAAAGTAAGAACTCGTGTAAAGTAACGCGCAAATCGTGTTTCAAAAAAGAAAATTCGAATTTTTTCGCTCAAAGTCGGATTAAAATGATAGAAAGCAGTATTCTCTTCATACCAAGCTTTCATCTTGGAAATTTTTTTTTGTACTTCTTCATCGCTATCGCTTGGATTGATCACAAGATCCATAAGCAGCTGGTTATCTATAGCAATTTTCTTATTCTTTTCTCTCTGTTCAGGAGAAAGTTCTGGAGCCAAAATCCCTTGTCTGATCCCTCCTCTGGCAAAAAACTTTGAGGCAACCGTGCGCAGATTATTTTTTGCATTAGGTGCGCTTATTACCTTCAAAAGATCGGGCATGATGAACCTAGCCTGATCGCCAAATTGGACACGCATTTGATCATAATCTTTAACACTTAGTTCATCAAAAGCATCAGGACTTTTTCGGCGATGCTCAAACTGCCAAAGGCGTAGCTGGACTGTTTCAAATGAAATCCATGGCCAAGTGTTCCATAAAATGGGTAGCGTTAAACCATAGTGTTCGCGAAACTGCAAATACCTTGTATCACTACCGAAAGCAACCGAAGTATCGCTTTTTTTGGTTACCCCTCCTTCAGCAGAATGCTCTGTAATAGAGATGGGGTCTCCGGGTGCCAAATTGATAATCACAAAATTTACAAGAATAATAAAAAAAAGTGTGACAGGTAAAAGAACAAGCCTGCGTATGAGGTAAGGTAGCATAAACGCTTTTTACCTCTTTATCCAGTAAAGCTCAGAAAGAGGTTCTACCATATTGGCTCCAGGAATTAAATCTTGTCGCTCTGCAGGTATAAAGACATTCTGCAAGTATTCGCGATAAACCAAAGCAACTTTAGGGACATATAAGAAAGTATAGGGCATCTCATCATAAAGTATTTGATGAAACTTATGATAAAGTTGAAGTCTTTTCTGCGGATCATACTCAAAATCTAATGTGTCGATAATTTGGTCAATTTCTTTGTTAGCAAAACCGATGGCATTAGCAGAACCTTTTTCTTGGGCAGAAGCAGAATGCCAAAGCTGTCTCGGATTTTCAGGAGGAGCGCTCAAACTCCATGCCATTAAGCAAGCATCAAAATTTTTATCGTCGAAAATCGCCGTTAGATCAGCCACATCGACTCCTCGTGGAATACAGCGGATCCCTACTTCTTTTAATGCTGTAATGGTGTAATCAACAATCGTTTTTGTGAAGGAGCTTTTAGCAAAGTAGACTAGAGTGAACTCAAAAGGGACTTTTGCCCCATCAATTTCCTTCTTTAAAACACCCTCCCCTTCGCTATCATACCACCCTTCTTCTTCGAGAAGTCTTCTAGCCATTTCAACATCATAAGGCAGAGGCTCAATCGATTGATCATAACTTGGAGAAAAAGGAAAGAAAGGGGCAGTAGTTTCTACGCCCATACCATGAAGGATATCTTTGATAATTCTTTTACGATCGATTGCATGTGTTAACGCTTGGCGCACTTTTTTATTGGTAAAAAGAGGATTTTTTTCATTCCACCCTATATAAGAAAAAGCGCGATCAAAGTATTTTAAAGTTTGAATTCCCAAGTTTTTAGAGAGTTGCTTTTTATACATTGCCGACTCTAGAAAAAGTTCTAAATCCAAAATGTTATCAGGGCGCAAAACAATTTCATCAGCTCCCGCTGCTTTAAATTCCTGCCAGGCATTTTCATTAGATTCTTTAAACTGCACTTCTAGAGCATCTACGAGGACAGCTAAAGGGAAATAATAATCAGGGTTACGCCGAAAACGTATCGACTTCTCCGTCATACCATCGAAAATCCAGGGACCACAGCTAGGAATCACATTTTTTGCCCAGTGGTTCATAAAATTTTGCGCCCAAACAGAATTTGTTTTATAAGTATTTCCCTCTACGTCTTCTTCAATAATTTTTCGCCCATCCGGTAAGTATTGGTAAACAAAAGAGGCTAAAGGGAATAGCGCTAAGGTAAGATTTTTTGTAGAGTATTTATTTCGTGTATAAACTTTTCCGCTTTCCTCTTCAAAAGAAGAGGCTTTCCAACGCACGACAAAGGTAAAATCATCTTCAATTCTAAATTCCTCCAAATCCTCATAGTACATGCGCATGCCCACAGCAGTAGCTTCACTTACAAATGGATTCATAGCGGCGTCATAAGCAAATTTAAAATCGTGAGCCGTTACAGGATGCTTTTTTAAAAAATGGGAGTTTAAAGTGAGTGGATTCTGAAACCAACTTTGTTCGAGAGGCTGCCAAAAAACATCATTGCGTAAATGTACCCAGTACTCAGGGATCCCTGTCCCCTCTTGAAACCGCTCCTCAACTTTAATAGCCATGTCTGGGGAATAAGTTTCATATTTCCCCGTCTGGGGCTTAGCCACACCGACTGAACAAAATCCCCACCATTCTCGAACAAATGCCCACCCACTAAAGGGGTGTAGATTTTCAGGTTTGCCGAGATTTATGGTTTTTCTTGTTCCTTCTATAGCAAAGTCCGAACCAACCATTTTTGGTAGTGTGTCTTTATAAAATAAATCTTCCGTTAGAAGGTTAGGAAGAGAAGGATCCATTTTGCGCGGTATTTTTGGCTTAATGTACTTTTCTTCTTCCTGAAATAGCCTTTGATTTGGCAAAGCCTTTAATGCCGTTAGTTGCTGCTTAACGTCTTTCAAATCTTGCTTGACAATGTGTAAGTTTTCTTCAACCAGAAGCGACGACC
This window contains:
- a CDS encoding Uncharacterized protein (Product derived from UniProtKB/Trembl:D1RAN1) — its product is MLPYLIRRLVLLPVTLFFIILVNFVIINLAPGDPISITEHSAEGGVTKKSDTSVAFGSDTRYLQFREHYGLTLPILWNTWPWISFETVQLRLWQFEHRRKSPDAFDELSVKDYDQMRVQFGDQARFIMPDLLKVISAPNAKNNLRTVASKFFARGGIRQGILAPELSPEQREKNKKIAIDNQLLMDLVINPSDSDEEVQKKISKMKAWYEENTAFYHFNPTLSEKIRIFFFETRFARYFTRVLTLDFGTLRNDANKTVINEVVKRFKYSLALSILPMIATFFLCQIFGFLMAYYQKKFLDFSLNFLFLILFAIPVFVVGPFLIEKIALNHTFPFSNIPIPFSGFTSPEPIYNQMTSKQRLLDTIQHILLPLIAVFYGGFAAESRLSRTAVLEVLRQDYVRTAYAKGVPKGTVLVKHVGRNAAITIVTSIAGSLGVVLGGSLIVETLFEIDGFGKFFYEAIVNRDYNVIMFSALAGSFLTLIGYLVADLLYTFLDPRVTLD
- a CDS encoding Uncharacterized protein (Product derived from UniProtKB/Trembl:F8L0L1), whose amino-acid sequence is MLVQLNQIIHNETSGRFFASRFCRSLYTITKEKGLVAGGVMTLATIISGIYVSVIFEGAGEGTIRSLKDTYEDQTPIVRLRPLGDAGGWGALTIISVMALERFLRQLIREGEYIRLKSICKKWVQENQSQIKKNPQLAEKLYVAINDFLQVFSAQCLFSKSLSSRRLVALKVCREFPVSDKKSALYKDRQLQNIFCQVKSEIEKACSTRLYFYRFYKGQKSIKKGGCFKQLSSVILGVAIPLLLLSSAIFCYIGEIGLGKKLFVDREDLTDIGHFGEWPFNALEFIMIAFFLNISCIINEGDFAIIKRIYANCIQGLEEDEHYLQACLREASKEDLAQQAAKCYYSKYPLDYKIGNDREYEEREMRPS
- a CDS encoding Addiction module toxin, RelE/StbE family (Product derived from UniProtKB/Trembl:S4J0I9), with the protein product MLKTKIVNSFKKDLKKFNHNQQVILELDKVLQELMLVKELDPKYCNHPLSGEWYGSKECHIKPDVLLIYRIDVKEQVLILERISSHAELFHF
- a CDS encoding putative substrate binding protein (Product derived from UniProtKB/Trembl:Q6MF22;Gene name derived from UniProtKB/Trembl:Q6MF22; putative substrate binding proteins, component of oligopeptide permease, oppA) produces the protein MIKEPIVAYFFRWIIILSLLSFMVMLYWSSLLVEENLHIVKQDLKDVKQQLTALKALPNQRLFQEEEKYIKPKIPRKMDPSLPNLLTEDLFYKDTLPKMVGSDFAIEGTRKTINLGKPENLHPFSGWAFVREWWGFCSVGVAKPQTGKYETYSPDMAIKVEERFQEGTGIPEYWVHLRNDVFWQPLEQSWFQNPLTLNSHFLKKHPVTAHDFKFAYDAAMNPFVSEATAVGMRMYYEDLEEFRIEDDFTFVVRWKASSFEEESGKVYTRNKYSTKNLTLALFPLASFVYQYLPDGRKIIEEDVEGNTYKTNSVWAQNFMNHWAKNVIPSCGPWIFDGMTEKSIRFRRNPDYYFPLAVLVDALEVQFKESNENAWQEFKAAGADEIVLRPDNILDLELFLESAMYKKQLSKNLGIQTLKYFDRAFSYIGWNEKNPLFTNKKVRQALTHAIDRKRIIKDILHGMGVETTAPFFPFSPSYDQSIEPLPYDVEMARRLLEEEGWYDSEGEGVLKKEIDGAKVPFEFTLVYFAKSSFTKTIVDYTITALKEVGIRCIPRGVDVADLTAIFDDKNFDACLMAWSLSAPPENPRQLWHSASAQEKGSANAIGFANKEIDQIIDTLDFEYDPQKRLQLYHKFHQILYDEMPYTFLYVPKVALVYREYLQNVFIPAERQDLIPGANMVEPLSELYWIKR